The Acidobacteriota bacterium genome contains the following window.
CGTTTGGCCTGAGAAAGGATTGCTGTTTCGCGGAGCGAAACGCGTTGAGAAATGGCTGATGAAGGTGGCAGACGGCTTTGTTGTTCTTACTGAAAAAGCCCGTTCAATGATCCTCGCGGATGAGACACGTCCGGTCGAGGTTATTCCGTGCTGCGTCGATTTTGCCGCTCGCTTTCCGTGGATCGATCCACGTGTTAGAGAACGCCGTCGCGAAGAGATCAGTGTTTCAGGGCGAACGGTTTACGCACACATCGGGGCTCTCGGTGGACTTTATTTGACGAAGGAACTCGCCGATTTCCTTGCAGCGGCACGCGAACTCGACCCCCGTTCATTTGCGTTGTTTCTTACTCAATCCGACACTGCCGAGATAAAAAAGCTTCTGACCGAACGGGGATTTACTGAAAACGATTATTTTATAGGACGCGTCGCCCCATCGGAGATCTTCGACTACCTGATCGCGGCGGATTTTGGGCTTGCGTTTGTGAAAGCGACCTACGCGACTCAGTCGCGTTCGCCGACCAAAATCCCGGAGTATCTTGCCGCGGGCCTTCCCGTTATTGCGAATTCCGGCGTCGGTGATGTCGATGAATTGATCGAGACCGAGAACGTCGGCCTGCTCATAGGTAAATTCAACCGCGAGGCGTATCAAAACGCGATCTTTCGGCTTCGGCGGTTGGGAAATATCGGGTATCGATGCCGCGAAGTCGCTCTCCGCCGATTCGATCTGGAAACTGTCGGCGGCGTTCGCTACCGGAGCCTTTACGAGCGGCTTTTTTGCAAAGAGGGTAATTAGTTGTTACGATTTCTCCTTTGTTTATGCGTGTTCTAGCTGTAGTTCCTTCCATTTACGACACCTCGCCGGGCCAGCGATTTCGAATAGAACAGTGGGAGCCGATCCTTCGCGAAGGCGGGGTTAAGATCACGTACGCGCCGTTCGAGAATGACGAGCTGCGTGCCGTTTTATATCAAGGCGGAAAGGTTCTGACCAAGGTCAGCGCGGTCACGCGTAACATGAAACGGCGTCGTGCTGAACTCGCGGACGTATCCGAATACGACCTCGTCTATATCTTCCGCGAAGCCGCACTTTTGGGACCGCCGTGGTTCGAGCGAAAGATCGCAAAGTCAGGCGTTCCGGTGGTTTTTGATTTTGACGATGCAGTGTTTGTTTCGTACAAAAGCCCGTCAAATGGCTATTTGAGCTACCTCAAGTTCCCCGGAAAGATCGCTGAGATCTGTAAGCTCTCGACGCATATCATGGCGGGAAATGAATATCTCGCCGACTATGCTCGGGCAAATAATCACGCCGTGACGATAATTCCGACGACGATCGATACCGACAAATACGACTTTATTGAGAGAACGGACGAGCCCGAGACGATCACAATTGGCTGGTCCGGAAGTTTTAGTACGATCCAGCACCTTGACACGATCCGCGAGACCTTGCAGGAGCTTGCCAAGCAAGAAAATTTCCGGCTACGGGTGATCGGGGCTCCGGTTTACAAGATCGCTGGTGTCGATACAGAGGCGATGCAGTGGCGTTCGGAGACGGAGCTTCACGACTTGCGGCAGATCGATATCGGCCTGATGCCGCTGCCGGATGAGAATTGGACCAAGGGAAAATGCGGCCTCAAGGCTCTGCAATACATGGCCCTCGGCATTCCAACGATTTGCTCGCCGGTCGGTGTAAACTCTACAATTATCAAAGACGGAGTTAACGGCTTCCTTGCTGATGGCCAGGCCGAGTGGATCGACAAGATCAAACGGCTGATGCATTCGGCAAAGCTGCGACGCGAACTTGGACGTGCGGGACGCGAAACGGTCGAGCGCGAATACTCGGCCAAGGCAGTAGCTCCAAAAGTTTTAGAGGTGTTCGAAACTGCGGTAAATGCCTCGAAAAAGAAGGTTTAGATGGAAAAAATGAATATTCTCGTCACGGGCGGAGCCGGATTTATCGGCTCGCATTTAGTTGACGCACTTGTCGAACGCGGCCACACGGTCCGCATTTTCGATTCACTTGTCGAACAGGTCCACGGCCCCACGCCGCCGCCTCATCTCAGCACGGAAGCAGAGTTTATCAAGGGCGACGTCTGCGACGCCGAGGCTGTTGCCGAGGCTCTCGACGGTATTGATGTCGTCTATCACCAGGCGGCTGAGGTCGGTGTCGGGCAATCGATGTATGAGATCGTGCGGTATGTGAAGGCAAACGATCTCGGAACTGCGGTTTTGCTCGAGGAGATGATCAAACGGCCGAAGCAGTTCAAGAAGCTGATCGTCGCTTCGTCAATGTCGATATATGGCGAAGGAGCGTATCGCTGCAATACCTGCAATGAAACCGTCTTTCCGTTTCTGCGGCCAAACGAACAGCTTGCCGCACACGATTGGGAATTCAAATGCGAAACCTGCGGCGGACAGCTTGAGACGATCGGCACGCACGAAGTGAAACCGCTTTTCCCGACCTCGGTTTACGCGGTCAGCAAACAGGATCAGGAACAATACTGCCTCGCAGTCGGCCGTGCGTACAAGATACCGACGGTCGCGTTTCGATATTTCAACGTTTACGGTACGCGGCAGGCTCTGTCGAATCCATACACTGGCGTCTGTGCGATCTTTTCGTCACGACTGATGAACGATCAGGCTCCGACCATTTTCGAAGACGGCGAACAGTCGCGTGATTTCGTCAATGTAAAAGATATCGTAGCCGCAAACCTTCTCGCCCTTGAAACCGATGGCGGGGATTACAATGCTTTCAATATCGGCACCGGACGAGCGACCTCGATCAAGAAGATCTCCGAGTTGCTCGCCGCCGGATTAGGCAAAGATATCGCCCCGATCCTCGTAGGAAAATACCGCGAAGGCGACATTCGCCACTGTGTTGCGGATATCTCGAAAGCGAGAAAGATGCTTGGTTACGAGCCGAAAGTGACCTTGGAGGATGGTTTGGCCGAGCTGTTAAACTGGCTCGCTGAGCAGGAAGCTGAAGATAAAGTCGAAAGTGCCACGGCGGAGTTGGCGGAGCGGAGTCTTGTTAAATAGGAGTCATAAAAACGGATTAACGCGGATTTTCGCTGATTTGTTGGAGATTAGTTTATGAGTAGTGAACTGGCCTTCGGTGACTTAACTTACAAGCTGATCGGGTTAGGAATGCAGGTGTATTCGACATTGGGGAATGGATATCTTGAGCGGGTTTACGAGAACTCATTGATGGTTCTCTTTCGTAAGAATGGGATCCATGCTGAACAGCAGTGCCCAATCAAAGTTAGGTTCGAAGGTGAAATTGTCGGCGATTATTGTGCAGATGTTCTGGTTGACGGGAACGTGCTGATTGAGCTTAAGGTGGCGGATAGAATAACCGATGTTCATAAGGCGCAGGTACTCAACTTCCTGAAAGCGACTGGTGTCGAACTTGGGATGATCTTTAATTTTGGGGCTAAAATCTTCGAGCATCATCGGTTGATAAACCGTTTGAGTAGACCGGGAATTTTAACAACGGATTAACGCGGATTTTCGCGGATAATTTGAGAGAAGCGAAAATTGTTATGCACGCAATTTATAGAATAATCCGTGCAAATCTGCGTTAATCCGTTGTTGCTTTTATTTTCTTATGTACATTCTCGGACTGACAACACTAGGCGATTCTGCGGCGTCGCTGATAAAGGACGGTGAGCTTGTGGCTGCCGTGGAAGAGGAGCGCTTTTCGCGAAAGAAACATCATGCGGGGTTTCCTTACCGGGCGATCCAGTTTTGTTTGGATCAGGCGGGGATCGAGCTGAAGGATGTCGAGCACGTCGGGCATTATTGGAAGCCGTGGATCCTGCGGCACAAGGCGATGCAGGCGGCGAAGTCGGCGTTTATTTCGAAGGACATGTTCAAGGCTCGTGCCGATCGCGGAATCGCGCAGGTTAGCGATAGCTATTTGGGGATGTTCAAGCATCCGAAGCGGCTCCGCGAGCATTTTGGGCCTTCGAATTTCAGATTTCACTATCTGGAACACCATCAATCGCACGCGGCCTCAGCTTTTTTTGTCTCACCATTCGATTCCGCCGCGATCATGACGTGGGACGGAACGGGAGAAGATACAACCACGCTTTTTTCCCGTGGAAAAGGGAACAAGATCGAGGTTCTGAAACGGATCAAATTGCCGCATTCGCTTGGCCAGTTTTACTCCGCGGTGACGAATTTTATCGGGTTTGATATGTTTGCCGGCGACGAGTGGAAGGTGATGGGCCTTGCGGCGTACGGTCAGCCAAAACACTACGACTTCTTTCGCGAGAAGGTGTTGACGACCAACGGTAGGGGCGATTTCAAGTTCAACATCCGTGTTCTCGACCATCATCTTGCTAAGCATTATCAGTTTCCCGACGCGATCGTCAACGAACTCGGCCCGCCACGACTGCCGGGTGAGGAATTGAACGAGCATCATTGGGATATCGCGTGTTCGGCCCAAAAAGCAGTCGAGGAGACCGCGATACATCTCGTCAAGCATCTAAAAGAGATCACCGGCGAGGAAAATCTATGCATGGCGGGCGGCGTGGCGTTCAACTCGGTGATGAACGGGCGGATCTTTCACGAGACGCCGTTCAAGCGCTTTTATGTTCAGGCGGCGGCGGGCGATGCGGGATGCTCGCTCGGTGCGGCTATGATGGTTTGGCATCAAAAGCTGGGAAATCCTAGAAAGTTCGTAATGAATTCGGCCTATTGGGGACCGGGATTTACGAACGAACAATGCCAGACCGCGCTCGATACCGCCGGGCTCAAATATCATACATTACCTGACGAAGAGCTACTGCCAAAGCTCGCTAAAATGATATCGGAAGGTGCGATCATCGGCTGGTTCAACGGGCGAATGGAACTCGGGCCGCGAGCCCTCGGTGCCCGCAGCTTTCTCGCCGATCCGCGTCGCGCAGATATGCGCGAGATATTGAATCACAAGGTAAAGCTTCGCGAATGGTTTCGCCCGCTCGCTCCGTCGATGCTCGAGGAACATGGGAATGAGGTTTTCGGCGTTGAGCATCATGATCCGTTCATGATCACGGTCATCGAAGTCGCTGAGGAATACAAATCGAAGATCCCAGCCGTGGTTCACGTCGATGGTACGGCTCGGCCGCAGATGGTCAACAAAGAGACGAATCCGCGTTACTGGAATCTCATCAACGAATTCAAAAAGATCACGGGCATTCCAATGCTGCTGAACACTTCATTCAATGTGCAGGAGCCGATCGTCTGTACCCCGCAGGACGCGATCAATACTTTTGGCAACGCCAATTTTGACGCACTTGTTCTTGAAAACAACCTCGTTCTTCGCGACGAAAACTAGCTGATGCTAAACCGGTTCATTTCACTAGCATGTATTTTGGTGATCGCGATGGGCATCGCTCTCGTGCCATTTCCGGATGGTGCTGCCGCGATCGCGTTCGTGATGGCGCTGGCCGGTTTATTTATCATTGCATTCAGGAAATACACCGAGGAAAAAGAGTTTATCACGACGGTTTTTCTGGTCGCCCTGGCTCTCAGAATGGCGTTTGGCCTGTTCATACATATTTACGAACTTCGCGAGTTCTTTGGCGGTGACGCATTCTCATATGATGCAAAGGGCGCCGAGATGGTCGAGGCGTGGATGGGCCTGGCAATCAACCCTGACAGTACATTTTTCGAATTTGATCCTCGCAGCGGCGTCGCGTGGGGAATGTATTACATCACGGCCGGCATCTATTATATTTTTGGCAGGAACATCTTCGCGGCCCAGTCATTTTGTGCGGTCCTCGGTGCGGCGACGGCTCCGATGGTCTATTTCTGCTCGAGAAAGATATACAACAATAGGAATGTAGCCCGTTTTGCTGCGATCGCGATCGCGATCTTTCCGTCTTTCATTATCTGGTCGGGACAGCTGCTCAAAGATGGATTGATCATCTTTCTCCTCGTTGTCGCGATGACGATGGTGATGCAGCTGCAGTCAAAGATCAGTTATGCCGCGGTTGCGATCCTGATCGTTTCGCTTTTCGGCATACTTTCGCTTCGGTTCTATATTTTTTACATGGTGGTCGTGGCGGTCGTGGGCAGCTTCGTAGTTGGTATGTCCACCACCCAGCGATCGCTGCTGCGAAGCACGGTGATCCTGCTCGTGATCGGATTTGCCCTTGCCTATTTAGGTGTCGGACAGAGAGCTACTGTTGAGCTGACCACATTTACCAACCTTAATCGAATCGAGGGCAGCCGCAGGGATCTTGCTCGTGCCGCCGAAACCGGCTTCGGCGAAGAGATCGATGTTTCCACCGCGGAAGGAGCTCTGACCGCTATACCACTTGGCTTTACGGTATTGATGTTTGCTCCCTACCCGTGGCAGGCGACAAATCTGCGGCAAGCGATCACGATACCTGAGGTCTTGATCTGGTGGGCGATGATCCCGTTCCTGATAATGGGCCTGATCTATACGATCAAGAACAAGCTGCGAAACGCCTTTCCGATCTTAATGTTCAGCCTGATGCTCACGATCGCTTATTCGGTTTTTCAGGGAAACGTCGGTACGGCTTACCGGCAGCGAACGCAGATCCAGGTGTTTTTGTTTATTCTGATCGGTGCGGGATGGACGGTCTTTAAGGAAAATCGGGAAAACAAGATCCTTACCCGGGCGGCCGCCCAACGACGTATCGAAGAGCAGCTTAGAGCAAACGCAGAGCCGCGAGAGATCGAAATGCAGTATGAGCCGGCGAGAGGCGGTACCCTTAGATAATGTGCGGAATTACCGGATTCGTAAATTCTAACCGCGAGGCCGTCGATCGCTCCGTTTTGGAGGCGATGAATCAGGCTATTTTCCACCGCGGCCCGGACGAGGACGGTTTCTACGTTAAGGAAAATGTCGGCCTAGCGATGCGACGGCTGGCGATAATCGACCTTGCCAGCGGCCAGCAGCCAATGTATAACGAGGATCGTACGAAGGCCATCGTTTTCAATGGCGAGATCTATAACTATCAGGAGCTTCGCGAAAAACTCGACCAGCTCGGCCACAAATTCTACACAAAATCGGACACCGAGGTCATCGTTCATCTTTACGACGAATACGGCGTGGAAGGCCTGCAGCACCTTCGCGGCATGTTTGCTATCGCGATCTGGGATGAACGCGACAAGTCACTTTTCCTCGCCCGCGACCGAGTCGGGAAAAAGCCGATCCTTTATTCGCATCAGCCGAACGGCGATTTGATCTTCGGCTCGGAATTTTCAGCGGTTCTGAAACATCCGGCAGTTTCCCGCGAGGTCGATCTCGAGGCCATCGACAATTACATGTCGTACCTCTGCGTTCCGGCACCGATGACGGCATTCAAGCAGATTCGCAAGCTCGAGCCGGGGCATTGGCTTCTCTGGAAAGACGGCGAGATCAAAACGCAGCGATATTGGCAGCCTGATTTCTCAAAGAAGATCAAGATCACGGAAGAAGAAGCGATAGTCGAAACCACGCGGATCTTGCGTGAATCGACGAAGCTGCGAATGATCTCCGAAGTTCCGCTCGGAGCGTTTCTATCGGGCGGCGTCGATTCTTCGGCTGTTGTCGCATTGATGGCGCAGGAAAGCGAACAGCCGGTCAAAACCTTCTCTATCGGATTCGAAGAACAGGATTTCAGCGAGCTGAAGTACGCAAAACGCGTTGCCGAGCACGTCGGAGCCGAATATAACGAATTTATCGTCCGCCCAAATGCTCTTGACGTTATTCCGACCCTCGTCGATCATTACGGCGAACCGTATGCAGATTCGAGTGCGATCCCGACCTATTACGTGGCGAAAGAGACGCGAAAGCACGTCACCGTCGCTCTAAATGGCGACGGCGGCGATGAAAGCTTCGCGGGTTACGAACGCTATGCCGCGATGCGGATCGCGGAGGCATACGCCCGAGTTCCGGCAGCTTTGCGAAAGGTCTTTGTTGAAGTTCCTGTGAGTCTATTGCCAACATCGGAACTGAAACGGAGCCGCTTTCGCGATGCGAAACGATTTCTGCGAGCTGCAAATCTGCCGCGAACCGAACGCTATTTCCGATGGGTGACGACATTTAACCGCGATACCAAGAAGGAACTCTATACATCGGACTTCGCCGCGTCAGTTTCCGGACAAGACCCGTTGTCGCTGCTCGATAAATGGTTTGCTAAGGCCAACGGAACTGGCACGCTCGACGCAACGCTCCTGACCGATCAGATGACGTATCTGCCAAACGATCTGCTCGTCAAGGTCGATATCGCGACGATGGCAAATTCGCTCGAGGCACGCTCGCCATTTCTCGATCACAAACTGATCGAGTTTGCCGCAACCCTGCCGGAAAGCATGAAAATGAGCGGGGTCGGCACAAAATCGCTCCTCAAGAAAGTTGCGGCAAGGCTGGTCCCGAGGGAAGTCATTTATCGGCGCAAAATGGGCTTCGGCGTGCCGATAGGGAAATGGTTTCGCGGCGAGATGAAGGATTTTGTCCGCGGCGTTCTGCTATCCGAGCGATCCTTAAAACGCGGCATAGTTAAGCCTGACATTCTCGAAAGGTACGTAAACGAACACATTGCCGGTGAACGCGACCACTCGTTCCAACTCTGGACATTTCTGATGCTCGAGCTGTGGTTTCAACGGTTTATCGACTAGTGGGAGATGTCTCCGGAATAGGTTATAAGTGCTAAGTGAGAAGTTATAACTTTTTACTTAGCACTTATCACTTATTCCGAATTTACAACTCGAGATGCGACTTGTAGGACGGTGGTGTAAAATAGGGGATTGGCAACCGGCAGCGACTTCCC
Protein-coding sequences here:
- a CDS encoding glycosyltransferase, with protein sequence MTEAAKQTLYICYFGMREPLVQTQVLPYLRELVKGGIGVGIVTFEPDLKAKWSAEQIAETKRTLASEGIEWDALAYHRSPSALATAYDIFAGTLFVRRKIRERKFDVLHGRIHVATLMGALARKFSGRKPKLIFDIRGFFPEEYTDAGVWPEKGLLFRGAKRVEKWLMKVADGFVVLTEKARSMILADETRPVEVIPCCVDFAARFPWIDPRVRERRREEISVSGRTVYAHIGALGGLYLTKELADFLAAARELDPRSFALFLTQSDTAEIKKLLTERGFTENDYFIGRVAPSEIFDYLIAADFGLAFVKATYATQSRSPTKIPEYLAAGLPVIANSGVGDVDELIETENVGLLIGKFNREAYQNAIFRLRRLGNIGYRCREVALRRFDLETVGGVRYRSLYERLFCKEGN
- a CDS encoding glycosyltransferase family 4 protein, whose translation is MRVLAVVPSIYDTSPGQRFRIEQWEPILREGGVKITYAPFENDELRAVLYQGGKVLTKVSAVTRNMKRRRAELADVSEYDLVYIFREAALLGPPWFERKIAKSGVPVVFDFDDAVFVSYKSPSNGYLSYLKFPGKIAEICKLSTHIMAGNEYLADYARANNHAVTIIPTTIDTDKYDFIERTDEPETITIGWSGSFSTIQHLDTIRETLQELAKQENFRLRVIGAPVYKIAGVDTEAMQWRSETELHDLRQIDIGLMPLPDENWTKGKCGLKALQYMALGIPTICSPVGVNSTIIKDGVNGFLADGQAEWIDKIKRLMHSAKLRRELGRAGRETVEREYSAKAVAPKVLEVFETAVNASKKKV
- a CDS encoding NAD-dependent epimerase/dehydratase family protein, which codes for MEKMNILVTGGAGFIGSHLVDALVERGHTVRIFDSLVEQVHGPTPPPHLSTEAEFIKGDVCDAEAVAEALDGIDVVYHQAAEVGVGQSMYEIVRYVKANDLGTAVLLEEMIKRPKQFKKLIVASSMSIYGEGAYRCNTCNETVFPFLRPNEQLAAHDWEFKCETCGGQLETIGTHEVKPLFPTSVYAVSKQDQEQYCLAVGRAYKIPTVAFRYFNVYGTRQALSNPYTGVCAIFSSRLMNDQAPTIFEDGEQSRDFVNVKDIVAANLLALETDGGDYNAFNIGTGRATSIKKISELLAAGLGKDIAPILVGKYREGDIRHCVADISKARKMLGYEPKVTLEDGLAELLNWLAEQEAEDKVESATAELAERSLVK
- a CDS encoding GxxExxY protein, with the translated sequence MSSELAFGDLTYKLIGLGMQVYSTLGNGYLERVYENSLMVLFRKNGIHAEQQCPIKVRFEGEIVGDYCADVLVDGNVLIELKVADRITDVHKAQVLNFLKATGVELGMIFNFGAKIFEHHRLINRLSRPGILTTD
- a CDS encoding carbamoyltransferase, with amino-acid sequence MYILGLTTLGDSAASLIKDGELVAAVEEERFSRKKHHAGFPYRAIQFCLDQAGIELKDVEHVGHYWKPWILRHKAMQAAKSAFISKDMFKARADRGIAQVSDSYLGMFKHPKRLREHFGPSNFRFHYLEHHQSHAASAFFVSPFDSAAIMTWDGTGEDTTTLFSRGKGNKIEVLKRIKLPHSLGQFYSAVTNFIGFDMFAGDEWKVMGLAAYGQPKHYDFFREKVLTTNGRGDFKFNIRVLDHHLAKHYQFPDAIVNELGPPRLPGEELNEHHWDIACSAQKAVEETAIHLVKHLKEITGEENLCMAGGVAFNSVMNGRIFHETPFKRFYVQAAAGDAGCSLGAAMMVWHQKLGNPRKFVMNSAYWGPGFTNEQCQTALDTAGLKYHTLPDEELLPKLAKMISEGAIIGWFNGRMELGPRALGARSFLADPRRADMREILNHKVKLREWFRPLAPSMLEEHGNEVFGVEHHDPFMITVIEVAEEYKSKIPAVVHVDGTARPQMVNKETNPRYWNLINEFKKITGIPMLLNTSFNVQEPIVCTPQDAINTFGNANFDALVLENNLVLRDEN
- a CDS encoding glycosyltransferase family 39 protein; translation: MLNRFISLACILVIAMGIALVPFPDGAAAIAFVMALAGLFIIAFRKYTEEKEFITTVFLVALALRMAFGLFIHIYELREFFGGDAFSYDAKGAEMVEAWMGLAINPDSTFFEFDPRSGVAWGMYYITAGIYYIFGRNIFAAQSFCAVLGAATAPMVYFCSRKIYNNRNVARFAAIAIAIFPSFIIWSGQLLKDGLIIFLLVVAMTMVMQLQSKISYAAVAILIVSLFGILSLRFYIFYMVVVAVVGSFVVGMSTTQRSLLRSTVILLVIGFALAYLGVGQRATVELTTFTNLNRIEGSRRDLARAAETGFGEEIDVSTAEGALTAIPLGFTVLMFAPYPWQATNLRQAITIPEVLIWWAMIPFLIMGLIYTIKNKLRNAFPILMFSLMLTIAYSVFQGNVGTAYRQRTQIQVFLFILIGAGWTVFKENRENKILTRAAAQRRIEEQLRANAEPREIEMQYEPARGGTLR
- the asnB gene encoding asparagine synthase (glutamine-hydrolyzing): MCGITGFVNSNREAVDRSVLEAMNQAIFHRGPDEDGFYVKENVGLAMRRLAIIDLASGQQPMYNEDRTKAIVFNGEIYNYQELREKLDQLGHKFYTKSDTEVIVHLYDEYGVEGLQHLRGMFAIAIWDERDKSLFLARDRVGKKPILYSHQPNGDLIFGSEFSAVLKHPAVSREVDLEAIDNYMSYLCVPAPMTAFKQIRKLEPGHWLLWKDGEIKTQRYWQPDFSKKIKITEEEAIVETTRILRESTKLRMISEVPLGAFLSGGVDSSAVVALMAQESEQPVKTFSIGFEEQDFSELKYAKRVAEHVGAEYNEFIVRPNALDVIPTLVDHYGEPYADSSAIPTYYVAKETRKHVTVALNGDGGDESFAGYERYAAMRIAEAYARVPAALRKVFVEVPVSLLPTSELKRSRFRDAKRFLRAANLPRTERYFRWVTTFNRDTKKELYTSDFAASVSGQDPLSLLDKWFAKANGTGTLDATLLTDQMTYLPNDLLVKVDIATMANSLEARSPFLDHKLIEFAATLPESMKMSGVGTKSLLKKVAARLVPREVIYRRKMGFGVPIGKWFRGEMKDFVRGVLLSERSLKRGIVKPDILERYVNEHIAGERDHSFQLWTFLMLELWFQRFID